The Apium graveolens cultivar Ventura chromosome 3, ASM990537v1, whole genome shotgun sequence sequence AAGGTGGGGTTGGGCCTTGTGGGTGAGTTTTAGATCTTGCTTTGGCTACTGTTATGCTGAAGGGTGAGTATAATAGTAAGATATTTAGGGTGAGTAGTAGTACTAGTAGCTGTGGAGATAATAATAAAAGGAAGAGTTCTTGTGACTGTTGGCAACAAGACAGTTTCACAAGAAAGAAGAAGCTTATCAGCAGATGTTATCCATTGAAAACCCTCCATTAGATCCCCATCAAAACTCTactaatgatgatgatgatgttgacaGGATCAATGCTTCTTCTCAGATACAAGAAGTAGTAGATCTGTGTAAGCCTGACTTCGATTCTTATCACAACAACACTACTATTCACCCACCTCCCAGATTTTCCATAAGGTAATTTTTTTAACAGATTCTTGAAATAATTTACTGTTTTTCATTTCATCTTTCAAGTTTTTCGTCGTGGGCATGCTTTATTGTCTTAAGAGATCTTGTTTGGTCAGATCTGTTGCTGACTTTCAGATTTACTGCATCACTACTGTTACTTCTTCCTTAATTCACTTATTTGATGTATTTAGTCAAAATTGGACTTTTCATGGTCTAGCTTGGGCGTGATTTCATGTTACTTTGTATTGTATGTGTGTGAGATGTAAAATGAAACTGCTTAAATTAATGGTTTGTTGATTTGAACTCCATCTACTGTTGTAAATTTTATACGTTGGGATACTTTAGTTATTCCATTTTTTTGGACCTCTGTTGTACTTTTTCAAGAATCCTATATATTTTTTTACCATGGTCCATATGTTCCTATTATTGTTGTTTGCATACAATAATGGACATATCCTAATCTTAACATCACTTCAGTTGAGTATTTGCTTTATTTAGTTTAAGGCAAAGCAAGTTTATGTGTTTTGAGTTTAATGTGTACTTCCTGATCTTAATATCTTGTATTTGTATTTTGTTTCTCCTGCAGAGATTATGTTTGTAGTGCCCGGAGCAAGAATATTGCGACCAACTGGCCATTTTCAGAGAAGAACTTGCAACTATGTCAGAAGCATGGTGTGACAGATTTGTTGCCACCTTTTCAGTCTCTTGATTCAGTGAGAGAGCAGTCTGTGAAGGGATGGGCTGTTAATCATAATTTTCTAGATCAAGAAGATCTAAGCAACCCCGACGAGAAGACTACAAGGTAAAGTCATCAATACGAATCCGTCTTCTTTAATGGTGCTATAGTTGTAATCAGAAGCTAAATTTGGATAGTTTGCATCTTACTTCCAGTGTGTCAGGTCAGGGAGAGGGAGAAAATCCATCTGAAGTTGAACAATCTCACTCTAAAAAAGATACACAAGCTGCATTCTTGTTAGACTCCTCGCCTAAACAAGTCGCCGGTGCAATTCTTCCAGAAACTCGCATGACTGATTTTAAAATTCAACGAGAACCTTCAGTTAAGAAGTCAAAAGTAATTTTAAAGTTGGGTACTTCAGCTAATACTAGCACAAAAGAAGGCACAACTAACAGCTTCATGGTTTCGGAAATAATGGGTTCTAAGGTATGCCCAATTTGTAAAACTTTCTTATCATCTTCTAACACCACCTTAAATGCACACATCGACCAGTGTCTTTCTGGAGAATCGACTATGAAGTGGTCGGCAGATCCCAGGGTGATTAAACATAGAATAAAACCAAGGAAGATGAGATCGATGGTGGATATCTATACAACCGCTGAACATTGCACGCTGGAAGATCTTGATAGAAGAAATGGAACAAACTGGGCAATGATTCCCACTCCATTTGAACAATCAGGTGAACTGTGTGTTAAAGAGAGGGTGGAAAAAATGTCGTCTGGTGGTATAGAGGATACTGGTCATGAAGAAGGTGAAGTCTACATTGATGCCAATGGTAAAAAAGTTAGGATATTATCAAAGTTCAGCGAGGCAGCTCCTGTAGACTGGATTACTAGAGCTCAAAAAGGCGACAAGGGAAGCAAACTTCTTATAGACAAGAAGCAGAAAAAGCCTTATGTGCTGAAGCATCAAAAGTTCCTAAAACGTTCTCATCATGGCAAGCCATGCTCTTCGAAGCCAAATACTACTCTTGAGGTAGATTATGCTTTGACAGCTTGTTTTAACAATGATTTTCACTATTTATGTTATCTTTGTGTGTCGTTCCTCTATCTACATGCAGATTTAGTCCTGGGccattttttaaataattttaataattataaagaGCTGGTCACTAGGTCTTATGCTACCAGTTGCATACTTTTCTTATTTGCTTTATTACCTCAGTTATAAGTTCAGGAAACTAACTGATGTTATTGCTTTAAATCTATACTATAATTAAAACGGAAGTCCCTTGTACTGTATTTTGTTTCTTGAAATAACCTTTATTCTTCTAACCATTGTTAATTTACAGGCTCGTGGTGGTTCCAGTAGAAATATCGCTGTGGACCAACCTAGTGAAAAAGAGGTCAAACTGGGAGAGTGTTCAAAAGGTCAAGAGCCTATTAAACTTGATGATTCGGGAATCATAAGGCAATGGGTAGGATCTAAGCGAACAGGTCTTAAGAAGATCCCTCGTCAAGATAATCACCAGCATTCTGGACATAATCTGAAAGACTTGGTAGATGAGAGGGACCGGTCGTCTTTTTCTAACTCATATGCAGGCAGCAACTGTATTCTGAATAGACAACAGTCATTTAAAGATTTCGTTTCTCCTAAATGCAGCAAAAGGATGGAAAGTTCATCAAATGAACCTCACATTGGTTTATGTAGGGAGCAACCACCACTTAAGAGAAAAAGAGAGGAGTCCTTTCTAAGTTGTGAAGGGCCAGGTTTCGGAAAGCGATCTGCGATATTACAAAAGCATAAAAATTTAAGAAATGAAGGCACCACCTTACGTGATAGTTGCAATAGTATTCTAAATCGTTCAGCACCTGGATCGTCATCTCTGAACAAAAAAGCAGTTGAGATCAATACAACTCCAACCAGAACCTCGGATTCCTTCGTTTTTGTCTCAAAATCATCATGTAGACATAAGGCGTTCTCATCAAAAGCAACGAAGTTCACTTCTACAAGGAGAAGACATCTATTGACAAACCAAGGAACTGTGACAAAATTCGGATCTGATTTCAAGAGAAAAAGTTCAGCTCCTACAAGATTCCAGGTCAATAGAAAATTGGAAAGGAATTCTAATTTTGTAAGGACGATATCTCTTAATAATGATGATCATCCGGACTTTACAGATAAACAATCTAAAGTATCAAATTTCACCGCTAAGATGTCTAATTGCCAAACAAGAGTTTTGAGAATAAGAAAGCATAGTGGTGCTGATAAGATCTCCAGAAAGGAGGAAGCTCTTGATTGTTCAAAGAATTCACCATCTGAACCTCCTTATCATGATCATGTTGTGGATGAAACAAATAAATTTTCTCCTGTAGATTATTGCCGGTCTTTAGACAATTCAGAAGATTCAGTTGATGGTGAAAAATCTAACAGCGAAGACACTCTAGCTATTGGTAACCATGTTACAATTGGTGAAACCTTTAAAGAAGGCATTGGGGGAAGTTTCAAAAGTTCAAGCAACTCTTTAGACCCTGAGTTTGACGAGCTTCCTAGCTCTTTTGGAGAAAACAAGTCTGAACATTATGCGGAGGTAAATCAGAGGCATTCGCGTGGACATCCAGTCAGTCCAACTGAACCAAGTGATAATGGTAAACAAGAGTTGTTTTCTACGGATAGATTCGGCCATGTTATGGTTGGGGAAGACATTCATATGGAAGCACAATTAGATTCTGAAGATAAGCAAGTTAATTACTTCTTTGAGGTTGACTCTATACCTATTCCAGGACCGCCTGGTTCCTTTTTGCCAAGTCCAAGGCATATGGGGTCCGATGATCTACAAGGGAGCTCGTCATTGACCACTTGCAGAATTCAATTTACAGAAGATCAACATGATCATGTCGAGAGGGATAAGTCTGATTCTCCTACTTCTGCAAGTTCTGATATATCTAATCCTGCATCAGCAATATCTGAATCAAAATCACCAAAAAGCTTCTCTATTGAACCGCTTGCTGTTCACAATAAGATTATAGAAGGCTGTGCAGATGCTAGCCCGGTTCTACAAGCAGCAAATGTTGGAGCTGACCTTCCTAACAAACCCATACTAAGAATCAACGAAGATTTTCCTAAAGAAACACCTGTTAGCTCAAAATCTGAACAGTTGTGCTGTTGCTCTCGAAAGGAGGGAGTTCAAGGTGTTCCATTGAATTTTCAGGAGTCACAGCTGCAAAGGCGGAGGATAATCTCATCACTTCCGTTTCTTGAAAAACACGTGGGGAATGATTACTATGAAAGGCTTGGCAATATGAATTCGAGATCTGAAATGTTCTCTCTCAGCAACCACCCCACTTCAGGATCTGGAACGTTGATTCATCCTTTAAGGGAATCAGTCTCAGAACATATTGATACGAACTTTTTTGCTGAGCATGAATTTAAATTTTCAAGTCATCAGAGGGATCATGATTCAGCTAGTCCATCTGCTTCAACTCCTGTTCTTAGGCTAATGGGGAAGAACTTGATGGTGCTCAATAAAGATGAAGATGTATATTTGCAACATAGGCAGAACCATTCGAATTCCATGGATCCCCAGCCACATTTGGAGTCCAGTACGTTCACTGAATTTTTTCCTGGTGGTGTTGGTAGCAAGGACTACCATTCATATCATCAGGTAAATGCTGAAGATCCTGTTGCATTTAGCCCGGATCAAAGACAAGATGCAATTGGGAAACAACTTGATGCCGATTTTTTATATAAGCGTGAAAGTCGTATAGATGTCAAAACACCGTCAACAGCATTTAATGCATCTGGACTGAATCTGCGCAACACTGCAGCTGATGCTTGCAAGACTCCAATGGAACAGCACGAGTACAAAGGTGGAAGTTGCATGTTAAGTGTACAACCAAGACCCAAGAAAGGACCGAACTATTTGCCGACACATGGTTTGGGGAACAAATTTGCAACGCTTGGGGCCAAACGCTGGGATTTGGGTTCAACCTCTAGTAGGGATATTATAATTATTGATGATGCTACTGATATTAAAGCTGATTCTGCAATTGGTATGATGTGCAATGAGGGCATGAGGAAAACTCCGGTATCTCTATACGGGAATTCAGTTCTAGGGGCATCTGATCTCAGCACAAGGTTTGCAAATCCAATTTGTAGTAATGCGTTGGAAGGTGCAGGTTTCATGTATGGTAGGCAACCCATACTCCAAAATACGAGTTTTCAGTTGCCGAATCGGGATGGAACTACCGCAACTCCAGTGAAGTGGAATTGTAATCCAGAAGGTGTGAGCTTACTGAGTCCAAGTACTTTAGGCGCTCTCTCATCGTCTCCTGGTCACCCCAGACCTAAATTTTACGTCTATCCCAGCTTTTCATGAACCTTATATAAGCTAATTATTATTTATACAAGATAGTTTTCTATTGGAATGTGCATGAGCTGTTAAATCAGGTGGTCGGTCACTGATAGCAGCTTTCATACTAAATATAAATAAATCCAGTGAATAAGGAAACAGTTATTTGGTTGAGAAAGCCAACTGCAAAAGGCCCAGCAGATGAGTTGTTCTTGTTCTGTTATTTAAAGTGATGATTATGATGCGACGATAACAATTTTCTGAGGCTTTTATATGTAAGGAAAAACATTAAAAGATTCCTGCAGACTGTTGTATAAGCAAATTGTAAAATATAATAACTTAATTATCTCCTCATTACGGAACATTTCTCTTTGATACCTCAAATATTTGATGTGATTTTATGGTTAAATTGAAGGTATTAATATGTTGAAATCCAAATTCGATTTTTTTTGTTGGTGCGTATGATAACTCCTATTAGCCTCATGTATAAAGATGATCTCGCGATTGACGGTGCCTGGCTAATGATACACGTGATGCGTTTAACCAAGGAAAATGAGGCAACATGTTGATGATGATCTCTAGGGCTAATGTAAGCAGCAGCAGATAAATACTAATTTGAAGGTGATTGAAGTATGGTTTAGTGAACGTGCATGCATGAACGGACACTAGTGTAGATAACAATGCAGCACAACAAGAACGACGAACATACACATGTATATTAATGTTTTGAATCCCGACAACCTATGATTGTAACCATCTGTGGTCAAAAAATTAATTTCAGCTAATAGGTTTAACACTTGAAACTAATGCAAACATAGGGGTAACGTTAAGCTATCTGCActtcattttttaattttagaatttttgttATTCTAATAGATGATTTGACTACAACGGCTTGTTGTGGACAAACCCCCTAACCCTTTTACCCATTGGTGTGTTCATTTGTGTTACAGTACTACTTCACAGATGATATGATGATCCTCAGTTAAGCAAGACACGCAACAGATAGATAGATGATCAGTGAACCATCTCTCTTTAAAAGTTCAGTACACTGGACCTAGATGGCTCCATGCACTTGTGCCTTGTTTCAAGGCTCATGCATTACTGATCATTTGCAGGGAAAGTACACAACTGCACCATGTAGGCTTCAAATTTCAAACTATTACAGTATATTGTATGCATGCATGAACATTGATCAACTTGCATATTTTAGTCACACAGCCACAGGCCCACAGGGTAATAATATTGCATGTACCATGTATATAATATACACATCCACTTCTATCTTTGGTCGTAAAAGTCGCATGAATTCTGAAGTGAGTCGTACCTCGCAGGCGGACCTACGTGGTTTTGTGGCACCCACTACCTAGATTCCGATTTTTAAGATAATTAATTATATGCCCCGTTTGGATACATGAATTTCATTTCAAATACTGAATTTGATCAAATCTGCTGTTTGGCAAATACCAAGAATTTGGAATTGGATTTTGTTCAAATACAACCCAATTACACAACAagttaaaaaaattgaatttgaAATACTTGCAAAATACATGTCATTTCGAATAAAAAAAATTTACTGAAATTtcttttaagatttttttttgcAGATAAATTTCCGAGAATTTTTTTCTGAAAACTTTTCTCGAGAAACTTTTCTCCGAAAATTATTTCTCGAGAATTTTTTTATAAACTTTTATCCGGGAAATTTTTCTCGAGAATTATTTCTCGGGTATTTTTTCCCGAGAATTTTTTTCTCTGGAATTTTTTCCCGAGAACTTTTTCTCGGGAATTTTTTCCGGAGAATTTTTCTCGGAAATTTTTTGCCGATAACTTTTTTTCGGAAATTTTTTCCCCAGAATTTTCTCGGAAATTTTTTCTGGAGAATATTTTCTCGGGAATTTTTTTGAGAGACTTTTCTCGGAAAATTTTCCCGATAATATTTCTCGGTATTGTTTTTTCGGGAATTGTTTCCCTATAATTTTTTCTCAGGAATTTCTTCCCGAGAATTTTTTCCCGAAATTTTTTTGAGAATCTTTTCTCGGAAAATTTTCCCGAGAAATTCTAGGAATTTTTTCGAGAAACTTTTCTCGGAAAATTTTCCCGAAAATATTTCTCGGCAATTTTTTCCCGAACAACTTGTTTCGCGAAATTTTCTCGAGAACTTTTTCCCGAGAAACATATCTCGGAAATATTTTTCCCGAAAATCAATTCTCGAGATttttttttagtaatttttttcTCGAAAACTTCGGAAAAATTTTTTCCAAAAAAATTTTCCTGATGAAAATGTTTATTCGGAAAATTTTCTAGAACGAAAAAAAATCTAGGAATTGTTTAACGGGAACCTTTTCATCAAGAAGTTTTTTCGAAATTTTCTTTTGGGGATTCTATTTCGGAAATTTAtcttgaaataaataaaataaaataaatatttcaattttacaagtaaataataataaaaatatttcaagttttaagaaaaaatttaaaacaaaattttgaaattcaattTCTTGAATTTCAATTTCTTAAATATCCAAACAAAAGATTTGGAATTGAAATCCTAGATTTCAAATTCTAGAATTGAAAACATATTGTTTCCCGCATGTTATTCATACTATGAGACGTATGAATTAGAAGCACAAGAACAAGGCCAGAAATCGTTaacttaaaaacatattgtttCCCATACTAAAGGTAAGTAGTTTTGTTGCTCTTATCCTAAGAGTCTATGGTTTGTCCGTGCTTAGTTTTTATTGATATCATTTGTTAGGGGGAGGATGAGGCAAAAGCAGAAAGAGCACTTCTAACATTATGTGATCTTCACGGACGGAAGGTGTGGTTCGATGATAGAACAGCTAATGCTATATGCTCAGACAGCTTTCACACATCACCAAAGTGAGGACCATTTTTGACgattatatatataaatcttATTTCAAGCATTGTATTCAGGCATTTATGAACTTATATTTTTGATTTTTCAGAATCATGATTGCTGCTTTGTCATTTCTACTTAACTACGAGAATATTAAGGATGATGATGGTGACGATTCAAGCAGTGAAGATGAATCTACCCCATAACATCAAGTTGTCCTCAGTAAAGAAGCTGTGTATAAGGTGACCTTTTAATCCTTCATAGTTAGATTCTTATGGCTTATACCCTAATGATTCCTTTAAATGGTTTATATCTGAATGATTCTTGCTATCTTCAATCTATTTACTAGGTTATAAATCCAATATTTTTTAAACCATAATGTATTTGATAAGTGTTGTTGGACATAGCAAGTTTGCTTTCTTATATCAGTATT is a genomic window containing:
- the LOC141713343 gene encoding uncharacterized protein LOC141713343 yields the protein MLSIENPPLDPHQNSTNDDDDVDRINASSQIQEVVDLCKPDFDSYHNNTTIHPPPRFSIRDYVCSARSKNIATNWPFSEKNLQLCQKHGVTDLLPPFQSLDSVREQSVKGWAVNHNFLDQEDLSNPDEKTTSVSGQGEGENPSEVEQSHSKKDTQAAFLLDSSPKQVAGAILPETRMTDFKIQREPSVKKSKVILKLGTSANTSTKEGTTNSFMVSEIMGSKVCPICKTFLSSSNTTLNAHIDQCLSGESTMKWSADPRVIKHRIKPRKMRSMVDIYTTAEHCTLEDLDRRNGTNWAMIPTPFEQSGELCVKERVEKMSSGGIEDTGHEEGEVYIDANGKKVRILSKFSEAAPVDWITRAQKGDKGSKLLIDKKQKKPYVLKHQKFLKRSHHGKPCSSKPNTTLEARGGSSRNIAVDQPSEKEVKLGECSKGQEPIKLDDSGIIRQWVGSKRTGLKKIPRQDNHQHSGHNLKDLVDERDRSSFSNSYAGSNCILNRQQSFKDFVSPKCSKRMESSSNEPHIGLCREQPPLKRKREESFLSCEGPGFGKRSAILQKHKNLRNEGTTLRDSCNSILNRSAPGSSSLNKKAVEINTTPTRTSDSFVFVSKSSCRHKAFSSKATKFTSTRRRHLLTNQGTVTKFGSDFKRKSSAPTRFQVNRKLERNSNFVRTISLNNDDHPDFTDKQSKVSNFTAKMSNCQTRVLRIRKHSGADKISRKEEALDCSKNSPSEPPYHDHVVDETNKFSPVDYCRSLDNSEDSVDGEKSNSEDTLAIGNHVTIGETFKEGIGGSFKSSSNSLDPEFDELPSSFGENKSEHYAEVNQRHSRGHPVSPTEPSDNGKQELFSTDRFGHVMVGEDIHMEAQLDSEDKQVNYFFEVDSIPIPGPPGSFLPSPRHMGSDDLQGSSSLTTCRIQFTEDQHDHVERDKSDSPTSASSDISNPASAISESKSPKSFSIEPLAVHNKIIEGCADASPVLQAANVGADLPNKPILRINEDFPKETPVSSKSEQLCCCSRKEGVQGVPLNFQESQLQRRRIISSLPFLEKHVGNDYYERLGNMNSRSEMFSLSNHPTSGSGTLIHPLRESVSEHIDTNFFAEHEFKFSSHQRDHDSASPSASTPVLRLMGKNLMVLNKDEDVYLQHRQNHSNSMDPQPHLESSTFTEFFPGGVGSKDYHSYHQVNAEDPVAFSPDQRQDAIGKQLDADFLYKRESRIDVKTPSTAFNASGLNLRNTAADACKTPMEQHEYKGGSCMLSVQPRPKKGPNYLPTHGLGNKFATLGAKRWDLGSTSSRDIIIIDDATDIKADSAIGMMCNEGMRKTPVSLYGNSVLGASDLSTRFANPICSNALEGAGFMYGRQPILQNTSFQLPNRDGTTATPVKWNCNPEGVSLLSPSTLGALSSSPGHPRPKFYVYPSFS